A genome region from Mesorhizobium sp. B2-1-8 includes the following:
- a CDS encoding transcriptional regulator, with the protein MRAARALVRWSAKDLAEAASVGVATVRRAEADDGIPPTTLANRKAIRSALEAAGIEFIAENGGGPGVRLSRRLNGG; encoded by the coding sequence ATGCGAGCCGCGCGCGCATTGGTTCGTTGGAGCGCGAAGGATCTGGCCGAAGCTGCTAGCGTGGGCGTGGCGACTGTAAGACGTGCCGAGGCCGATGACGGCATTCCGCCAACTACCTTAGCTAATCGAAAAGCGATCCGCAGCGCGTTGGAAGCCGCAGGCATTGAGTTCATTGCCGAGAATGGCGGCGGCCCAGGCGTAAGGCTTTCCCGTCGATTAAACGGCGGATAG